The proteins below are encoded in one region of Winogradskyella helgolandensis:
- a CDS encoding 2-oxoglutarate dehydrogenase E1 component, translated as MDKYSFLNAAHTAYFADLYDQYLKNPDSVEPSWRAFFQGYDFGSENYGLDGEIIEGVSTQIPEQLQKEFQVLKLIDGYRSRGHLFTKTNPVRARRKYAPTLEVENFGLSKNDLQTIFSAGEVLGLGSATLQAIIDHLEKVYCESIGVEYMYIRKPEEIQWIQQKLNVNDNHPQFSPDQKKTILRKLNEAVSFENFLHTKYVGQKRFSLEGGEALIPALDALIEHASGYDVKEFVMGMAHRGRLSTLTNIFGKSAKDIFSEFDGKDYEQEVFDGDVKYHLGWTSDRVTDTGKRINLNIAPNPSHLETVGAVVEGIVRAKQDDKYPDNPSQVLPIIVHGDAAIAGQGLVYELVQMAQLDGYKTNGTIHIVVNNQIGFTTNYLDARSSTYCTDVGKVTLSPVLHVNADDVEAVVHATLFALHFRMKFKRDVFIDMLGYRKYGHNEGDEPKFTQPLLYKAIAKHKNPRDIYAERLLAEGVITNDFVAEIEKEYKDRLEEKLEDSRKVKKTEITPFMQNEWINFTSAQEGKMMETVDTTYPKEGLEKITKIISNLPEDKKFIRKIQRLIESRQTMFDEDRLDWAMAEHLAYGSILLEGNDVRMSGQDVERGTFSHRHAVVKVEDSEEEIILHNKLSDKQGKFYIYNSLLSEYGVVGFDYGYAMASPETLTIWEAQFGDFSNGAQIMLDQYISAAEDKWKLQNGLVMLLPHGYEGQGAEHSSARMERYLQLCAKDNMFVADCTTPANIFHLLRRQVKADYRKPLIVFTPKSLLRHPKVVSTVDEFVNGSFQMLIDDANAKAEKVNTLVFVTGKFYYDLLEEQENLGRDDVALVRIEQLFPLPAKDMRAILGKYKNAEDIVWAQEEPRNMGAYGHMLMNFDETKQFRVASRRPYGAPAAGSSVRSKKRHKEVIDYVFDKAKNNQR; from the coding sequence ATGGATAAATATTCCTTTCTCAACGCGGCACATACGGCATATTTTGCTGATTTATACGACCAATACCTAAAAAACCCAGATTCTGTAGAGCCAAGTTGGCGCGCCTTTTTTCAAGGTTACGACTTTGGATCCGAAAATTATGGTTTAGATGGTGAAATTATAGAAGGTGTTTCTACTCAAATACCAGAGCAACTTCAAAAAGAATTTCAGGTTTTAAAACTTATTGATGGTTATAGAAGTAGAGGGCATTTGTTTACTAAAACAAATCCTGTACGAGCAAGACGTAAATATGCGCCTACACTCGAAGTTGAAAACTTCGGATTATCAAAAAACGATCTACAAACTATATTCTCAGCAGGTGAAGTACTCGGTTTAGGGTCTGCAACTTTGCAAGCAATTATTGATCACTTAGAAAAAGTGTATTGTGAATCTATTGGTGTAGAATATATGTACATCAGAAAACCTGAAGAGATTCAGTGGATTCAGCAGAAGCTCAATGTCAATGATAATCACCCACAGTTTTCGCCAGATCAAAAGAAAACAATTTTAAGAAAATTGAATGAAGCGGTTTCATTCGAAAACTTTTTACATACCAAATATGTAGGGCAGAAACGATTTTCTTTAGAAGGAGGTGAAGCTTTAATTCCGGCTTTAGATGCCTTAATTGAGCATGCTTCTGGTTATGATGTAAAAGAATTTGTAATGGGAATGGCACATCGTGGCCGTTTAAGTACCTTAACAAATATTTTTGGTAAATCTGCAAAAGATATCTTTAGCGAGTTTGATGGCAAAGATTACGAGCAAGAAGTTTTTGATGGTGATGTAAAATACCACTTAGGTTGGACCAGTGACCGTGTTACTGATACAGGTAAAAGAATAAACTTAAATATTGCACCAAATCCTTCGCACTTAGAAACCGTTGGAGCTGTTGTAGAAGGAATTGTTAGAGCTAAACAAGACGATAAATATCCTGATAACCCATCACAAGTGCTACCAATTATTGTACATGGTGATGCTGCAATTGCAGGGCAAGGTTTAGTATATGAATTAGTGCAAATGGCACAATTAGATGGCTATAAAACAAACGGAACTATACATATTGTAGTAAATAACCAAATTGGGTTTACCACTAATTATTTAGATGCACGTTCTAGTACGTATTGTACAGATGTTGGTAAAGTAACGCTTTCTCCAGTTCTGCACGTTAATGCTGATGATGTTGAAGCAGTCGTGCATGCGACATTATTTGCTTTACATTTTAGAATGAAATTTAAGCGTGATGTATTTATTGATATGTTAGGCTATAGAAAATATGGACATAATGAGGGTGATGAACCTAAATTTACGCAGCCATTATTATATAAAGCGATTGCTAAGCATAAAAATCCTAGAGATATTTATGCCGAACGCTTATTAGCAGAAGGGGTTATTACTAATGATTTCGTTGCTGAAATTGAAAAGGAATATAAAGATAGGCTTGAAGAAAAGCTTGAAGATTCTCGTAAGGTAAAGAAAACGGAGATTACACCATTCATGCAAAATGAGTGGATTAATTTTACGTCAGCGCAAGAAGGTAAGATGATGGAGACTGTAGACACTACATATCCAAAAGAAGGACTTGAGAAGATTACAAAAATTATATCTAATTTACCAGAGGATAAAAAATTCATAAGAAAAATACAACGTTTAATTGAGTCGAGGCAAACCATGTTTGATGAAGATCGATTAGATTGGGCAATGGCAGAGCATTTGGCTTATGGTTCTATTTTACTAGAAGGAAATGATGTTAGAATGTCAGGACAAGATGTAGAACGTGGTACGTTTTCGCATCGTCATGCAGTTGTTAAAGTTGAGGATAGCGAAGAAGAAATTATTCTACACAATAAATTAAGCGATAAACAAGGGAAGTTTTATATCTATAATTCACTTTTGTCTGAGTATGGGGTGGTAGGTTTTGATTATGGCTATGCTATGGCAAGTCCAGAAACATTAACTATTTGGGAAGCGCAGTTTGGTGATTTCAGTAATGGAGCGCAAATAATGTTAGACCAATATATTTCTGCAGCAGAAGATAAGTGGAAACTACAGAATGGATTAGTAATGTTATTGCCTCATGGTTACGAAGGTCAAGGAGCAGAACATTCATCAGCACGTATGGAGCGTTATTTACAATTATGCGCTAAGGATAATATGTTTGTGGCAGATTGTACAACACCAGCTAATATCTTTCACTTACTGCGTAGACAAGTAAAAGCAGATTACAGAAAACCTTTAATTGTTTTTACACCAAAAAGTTTATTACGTCATCCTAAAGTGGTTTCTACTGTAGATGAATTTGTAAATGGAAGCTTCCAAATGTTAATCGATGATGCTAATGCAAAAGCAGAAAAGGTAAATACATTGGTTTTTGTTACAGGTAAATTTTATTATGATTTATTAGAGGAACAAGAAAACCTTGGAAGAGATGATGTTGCTTTAGTTAGAATAGAACAATTATTCCCTTTACCAGCTAAAGATATGAGAGCAATACTTGGGAAATATAAAAATGCAGAAGACATAGTTTGGGCACAAGAAGAACCAAGAAACATGGGAGCTTATGGTCATATGTTAATGAATTTTGACGAAACTAAACAATTCAGAGTTGCAAGTAGAAGACCTTATGGAGCACCTGCTGCAGGAAGTTCTGTGCGTTCTAAAAAGAGACATAAAGAAGTTATAGATTACGTTTTTGATAAAGCCAAAAACAACCAGAGATAA
- the odhB gene encoding 2-oxoglutarate dehydrogenase complex dihydrolipoyllysine-residue succinyltransferase, with the protein MILEMKVPSPGESITEVEIAEWLVQDGDYVEKDQAIAEVDSDKATLELPAEASGTITLKAEEGDAVAVGAVVCLIDTSAAKPEGGEAPEKVEKKEEAPVKEVSQPVAAESKTYATGTASPAAKKVLAEKGIDASTVSGTGKDGRITQDDAVKAVPSMGTPTGGNRGTTHSKMSMLRRKVAERLVEVKNTTAMLTTFNEVNMTPIFELRKLYKEDFKAKHGVSLGFMSFFSLAVVRALEMYPAVNSMIDGKQMLTYDFVDISIAVSGPKGLMVPVIRNAENLSFRGVESEVKRLALRARDGQITVDEMTGGTFTITNGGVFGSMLSTPIINPPQSGILGMHNIIERPIAVNGNVEIHPMMYVALSYDHRIIDGKESVGFLVAVKEALESPEELLMDNNVKKALEL; encoded by the coding sequence ATGATTTTAGAAATGAAAGTGCCTTCACCAGGCGAATCAATTACTGAGGTAGAAATTGCAGAATGGTTAGTGCAAGATGGTGACTATGTAGAAAAAGACCAGGCGATTGCTGAGGTAGATAGTGACAAAGCAACATTAGAGTTGCCAGCGGAAGCTAGTGGAACTATTACACTAAAAGCTGAAGAAGGCGATGCTGTTGCAGTTGGTGCTGTTGTTTGCTTAATAGATACTAGTGCAGCAAAACCAGAAGGTGGTGAAGCTCCAGAAAAAGTTGAAAAGAAAGAGGAAGCTCCGGTTAAAGAAGTGTCTCAACCCGTTGCGGCAGAATCTAAAACATATGCAACAGGTACTGCAAGTCCTGCTGCTAAGAAAGTATTAGCTGAAAAAGGCATTGATGCAAGTACCGTTTCTGGTACAGGCAAAGATGGAAGAATTACTCAAGATGATGCTGTAAAAGCAGTACCATCTATGGGAACTCCAACAGGTGGCAATAGAGGGACAACACACAGTAAAATGTCAATGTTACGTCGTAAAGTAGCCGAACGTCTAGTTGAAGTAAAGAATACAACAGCCATGTTAACCACATTTAATGAGGTTAATATGACACCTATCTTTGAGTTGCGTAAGCTGTACAAAGAAGACTTTAAAGCAAAGCACGGAGTAAGCCTTGGGTTTATGAGTTTCTTTTCTTTAGCCGTTGTAAGAGCATTAGAAATGTATCCTGCTGTTAATTCTATGATTGATGGTAAGCAAATGTTGACTTACGATTTTGTAGATATTAGTATTGCTGTTTCTGGACCAAAAGGATTAATGGTACCAGTAATTAGAAATGCGGAGAATCTATCATTTAGAGGTGTAGAATCTGAAGTTAAGCGATTAGCATTGAGAGCTAGAGATGGTCAAATCACTGTTGATGAAATGACAGGTGGTACATTTACTATTACTAATGGTGGAGTTTTTGGTAGTATGCTATCTACACCAATTATCAATCCACCTCAAAGTGGAATTTTAGGAATGCATAATATTATTGAGCGACCAATAGCCGTAAATGGTAATGTAGAAATTCATCCTATGATGTATGTTGCTTTATCTTACGACCACAGAATTATTGATGGTAAGGAATCTGTAGGATTCTTAGTAGCTGTAAAAGAAGCATTGGAAAGTCCTGAAGAATTATTGATGGATAATAATGTAAAGAAGGCTTTAGAATTATAA
- a CDS encoding response regulator, with product MNPTIIIADDHPLVLKGLHDFLIEKKFNVLASAKNGKEALALIKAHTPDIAILDIKMPFLTGLQIAEKCKKDKLATKIILITFEKDEKTYYDAKALGVYGYVLKEFALVEIENCISSVIKNNSYFSPELLEFLELNELPENFDLLTNHEKGIVKLISQNKTGVEIADMLAISPRTVEKHKSNIIKKLKLESKQNSLLIWAKENSKFFDT from the coding sequence ATGAACCCTACAATTATTATAGCAGATGACCATCCCTTGGTCCTGAAAGGCCTGCACGATTTTTTAATAGAAAAAAAGTTTAACGTATTAGCAAGCGCTAAAAACGGAAAAGAAGCTTTAGCACTTATAAAAGCACACACTCCAGACATTGCTATCTTAGACATAAAAATGCCTTTTCTTACTGGTTTACAGATTGCTGAAAAGTGCAAAAAGGATAAGCTAGCCACTAAAATTATTCTTATCACGTTCGAGAAAGATGAAAAAACATATTATGATGCCAAAGCATTAGGTGTTTATGGTTATGTTTTAAAAGAATTTGCATTAGTAGAAATTGAAAACTGCATCTCATCTGTAATAAAAAACAACTCTTATTTTAGTCCTGAATTATTAGAATTTTTAGAATTAAATGAGTTACCAGAAAATTTTGACTTATTAACGAATCACGAAAAAGGAATTGTTAAATTAATATCTCAAAATAAAACGGGAGTAGAAATAGCAGATATGCTTGCAATATCGCCTAGAACTGTGGAAAAACATAAAAGCAATATCATAAAAAAACTAAAACTAGAAAGTAAACAAAATAGCTTACTGATATGGGCTAAGGAAAACTCTAAGTTTTTTGACACTTAA
- a CDS encoding retropepsin-like aspartic protease: METLKDFLLNKGYSKVKLKFTKTNHFEIKATINGVKGRFILDTGASSSCVGFEAIERFNLNVKDSEIKAVGAGASDMLTQISTSNAIKVGKWKKNRVALILFNLSHVNNGLMNHNADPVDGIIGADILKKGKGIIDYEKKYLYLKL; the protein is encoded by the coding sequence ATGGAAACGTTAAAAGACTTCCTCTTAAATAAAGGCTATTCTAAAGTTAAATTAAAATTCACTAAAACCAATCATTTTGAAATAAAAGCTACTATTAACGGTGTTAAAGGACGCTTTATATTAGATACAGGAGCATCGAGCAGTTGTGTTGGTTTTGAAGCTATAGAGCGTTTTAACCTTAACGTAAAAGATTCTGAAATTAAAGCCGTTGGTGCTGGAGCTTCTGACATGTTGACGCAAATCTCTACGTCCAATGCAATAAAAGTTGGAAAATGGAAGAAAAACCGTGTCGCTTTAATTCTATTTAATCTCTCTCATGTTAATAATGGTTTAATGAATCATAATGCAGATCCCGTGGATGGTATTATAGGTGCAGATATCTTAAAAAAAGGCAAAGGCATTATAGACTATGAGAAAAAATACTTGTATTTAAAGTTGTAA
- a CDS encoding CHAT domain-containing protein: MKKGLILIFMLVFGTCFAQDLEEAIYVATENFSQNQTVEGLNELNKTSLQIEAQLNTKDEYFAFINLLVHKAYYLDKLNRKKEAISTYEKAHQLYNDHKISSYDIIEYCLIPLGILYHKTNSYIKAEQITTYYLQLAEKQNNKQQQISGYINLAKLYQSLNKHQQVITIANKGIKIEGIKKQQKNNLNYIKRKSNLLLKSNQKRLFLENDLIVLRFNAGTIEELQLNYDTALNNEDYELALSYLNRLRPKKINDLTSARSKAQFSFQEAQLHFKRNKNDKAIAKLKNCLAILLPNFDGTQIPKTTDLYPENTFIDIFDLWAELETESENALQYYDLSFYVSDLLAQENTSQESYILNASVNKNRSEKCIALLYDLYQIKGESDYAKRAFNYAEYTKALALKWYTNKRTLLQKHPTDSLLIKEHYLLKQQQQLTNRLLNRPINRAQLQLLERDSLQLQLITISTALKQLQDSINKTYPSSYSRSIDLASLKSKLELDKACLIEYFYGKSNLYQFVFTPNHLGFQQIELSDSNKHKISTFIDYFENASVINNTISQFTDDAFNLYELLKWKEISDYQNVIVVADGLLNFIPFESLLTQKTTTSNYSKMPFLVKKHRLAYHTSASFYNESKPYEFKNSALGIFPVFDNSNLKLTYSLDEAEQIDNEIKTEFLMYNAATKQDVLEQINKYSILHLSTHANSGDFTTPANIDFIDSKLYLQDLYNLDLTNDLVVLSACETGVGMLQKGEGSMNLARGFKYAGVSNLLVSLWKINDLSTSQLMSSFYKDLRTTESPFAANQSSKLAYLNNPDISNIKKSPYYWSAFVYFGDLTTSKPSNDYDLYLYLILGLIIAFFSWLLIFKQKIWKR; encoded by the coding sequence ATGAAAAAAGGACTTATTTTAATTTTTATGTTGGTCTTCGGAACTTGTTTTGCTCAAGATTTAGAAGAAGCAATTTATGTGGCTACTGAAAATTTTAGTCAAAATCAAACAGTTGAAGGCCTAAATGAGCTAAATAAAACTAGTCTTCAAATTGAAGCACAACTTAACACCAAAGACGAGTACTTTGCATTTATAAACCTATTAGTTCATAAAGCGTATTATCTCGATAAATTAAATCGAAAAAAGGAAGCTATTAGTACCTACGAAAAAGCACATCAACTTTATAACGACCATAAAATTTCATCTTATGATATTATAGAATATTGTTTGATTCCTTTAGGTATTCTCTACCATAAAACCAATTCCTATATAAAAGCAGAACAAATTACCACCTATTACCTTCAACTTGCCGAAAAACAAAATAATAAACAACAACAAATTTCTGGTTACATTAATTTGGCGAAGCTCTACCAATCTTTAAATAAACATCAGCAAGTTATAACCATTGCGAATAAAGGCATTAAAATTGAAGGCATAAAAAAACAACAAAAAAACAACCTTAATTATATAAAAAGAAAAAGTAACCTACTTTTAAAAAGTAATCAGAAGCGATTGTTTTTGGAAAATGACCTCATTGTTCTAAGGTTTAATGCTGGTACAATTGAAGAACTTCAACTCAACTACGATACCGCTTTAAATAATGAAGATTACGAGTTAGCCCTTTCCTATTTAAACCGTTTAAGACCTAAAAAAATTAATGATCTTACCTCAGCACGAAGTAAAGCACAATTTAGTTTTCAAGAAGCGCAATTACATTTTAAACGCAACAAAAATGACAAAGCTATTGCGAAATTAAAAAATTGCTTAGCGATTTTATTACCAAATTTTGACGGTACTCAAATACCCAAAACAACGGATTTATATCCTGAAAATACCTTTATAGATATTTTCGATCTATGGGCGGAATTAGAAACAGAATCAGAAAACGCATTGCAGTATTACGATTTAAGTTTTTATGTTTCGGACTTGCTCGCTCAAGAAAATACAAGTCAAGAAAGTTATATTCTTAATGCAAGTGTCAATAAAAATCGAAGCGAAAAATGCATTGCCCTATTATATGACTTATATCAAATAAAAGGAGAAAGCGATTATGCCAAACGCGCTTTTAACTATGCCGAATATACCAAAGCCTTAGCTTTAAAATGGTACACTAATAAAAGAACTCTTTTACAAAAGCATCCAACAGATAGTCTTCTTATAAAAGAACATTATTTACTAAAACAGCAACAACAACTAACCAATAGGTTACTAAATAGACCAATAAACAGAGCACAATTACAATTATTAGAACGCGATAGTTTGCAATTACAACTCATTACCATAAGTACAGCACTAAAACAGTTGCAAGACTCTATCAATAAAACGTATCCTTCAAGCTATTCGAGAAGTATCGATTTGGCAAGCCTTAAATCAAAATTAGAACTAGACAAAGCTTGTTTAATAGAATACTTTTATGGCAAAAGCAACTTGTATCAATTTGTGTTTACCCCAAATCACTTGGGTTTTCAACAAATAGAATTGTCAGACTCCAACAAACATAAAATTTCAACATTTATAGATTATTTTGAAAATGCGTCGGTCATTAATAACACTATTTCACAATTTACAGATGATGCCTTCAATCTTTATGAATTATTAAAATGGAAAGAGATTAGCGACTACCAAAACGTTATCGTTGTTGCAGATGGTCTTTTAAATTTTATTCCTTTTGAAAGCTTATTAACTCAAAAAACAACGACCTCCAATTATTCTAAAATGCCATTTTTGGTTAAAAAACATCGCTTAGCTTATCACACAAGTGCTTCCTTTTATAATGAAAGTAAACCCTATGAGTTTAAAAATTCTGCTCTTGGTATTTTTCCTGTTTTTGACAATAGTAATTTAAAACTCACGTATTCTTTAGACGAAGCAGAACAAATAGACAATGAAATTAAAACTGAGTTTTTAATGTACAATGCGGCCACCAAGCAAGATGTGCTAGAACAGATAAATAAATATAGTATTTTACATCTTTCGACACATGCTAATAGTGGCGATTTCACTACGCCAGCTAATATCGATTTTATAGATTCAAAATTGTATTTGCAAGACTTATACAATCTTGACTTAACCAACGATTTAGTCGTTTTAAGTGCTTGTGAAACAGGAGTTGGAATGCTTCAAAAAGGAGAAGGCAGCATGAATTTAGCACGTGGTTTTAAATATGCAGGTGTATCTAATTTATTAGTTTCACTATGGAAAATCAATGATTTATCCACCTCACAACTCATGTCTAGTTTTTATAAAGATCTTAGAACTACGGAATCACCTTTTGCTGCCAATCAAAGCTCTAAATTAGCTTACTTAAATAATCCTGACATCTCCAATATTAAGAAGTCACCCTATTACTGGAGTGCTTTTGTCTATTTTGGTGACTTAACCACATCAAAACCTTCAAATGATTACGATTTATATCTCTATTTAATCTTAGGCTTGATAATTGCATTCTTCAGTTGGTTACTAATTTTCAAACAAAAAATATGGAAACGTTAA
- a CDS encoding PKD domain-containing protein has protein sequence MKPTTLFYLVFSFSVFSFAQQEIETDTTRRTATIEYKSLGNKTEFKANAPELNQIAGAPKAFYTNFWEFGDGTFSKELEPTKTYKKNGDYTVRLWATNNYDTGKPPSTRPKKINVDNAADDYEDEASMDGALNLQRNREPMPDEDIVIVFSYKNTKSYTTNGKFFLFYNEAKYKADNFNLIETRPYHNEKEINDAIVYASKFDSDVYYASAEDNLLSLKAKPQDTTVRRNLPQTLNDAKFTYRNSSQLSFDNMEPNEERHVFYSLKTTKEMLKDTSAIISVRGVYVPDNSYDNHHVKDMEMEIVTSHDPNKMSSNASFLNYRLVRFKKPKFKIRFQNNGEGPATTIRLETDIPEMFDKSSIEVLDMYPKVKICPKYDVAYSCLDTTYTAKQAIFTFKNIYLPGSEQKNVKEYDSTKGFVKYRLKFSNDFHKKKTKSRTAIIFDKNEPIITNYSTTRFLPGISIGVKAGYNSFADLKNSESYFLGATISPYKSYRWYWQVELLNSFHKFDSNTEITEEIVDDGAIGFPYTERTTTNRSYNNIDWEIPVLVRYNVNNYIGLGAGIIGTVSVNEKQEQSVLTEQFEGQGADLFLFDSSTTNEDVTESFTNFRKGFLVEATAGFARIGPSLGARYVFNLEDDYNYLQFYAIWKF, from the coding sequence ATGAAACCTACAACCCTTTTTTATTTAGTTTTTAGCTTTTCAGTTTTTAGTTTTGCTCAACAAGAAATTGAAACGGACACAACTCGTAGAACAGCTACTATAGAATATAAAAGTCTTGGTAACAAAACGGAATTTAAGGCAAATGCACCAGAACTCAATCAAATTGCAGGTGCACCAAAAGCATTTTATACTAATTTTTGGGAGTTTGGAGATGGTACGTTTAGCAAAGAACTAGAACCGACAAAAACCTACAAAAAAAACGGAGACTACACCGTTAGATTATGGGCAACGAATAATTACGACACCGGAAAACCACCATCAACACGACCTAAAAAAATAAACGTTGATAATGCCGCTGATGATTATGAAGATGAAGCGTCCATGGATGGTGCCTTAAATCTACAACGTAACAGGGAACCCATGCCAGATGAAGATATCGTTATTGTGTTTAGCTACAAAAACACAAAATCATATACAACGAATGGAAAGTTCTTTTTGTTTTACAACGAAGCGAAATACAAAGCAGACAACTTCAACCTCATTGAAACCAGACCGTATCACAATGAGAAAGAAATAAATGATGCTATTGTATATGCTTCAAAATTTGATTCTGATGTATATTACGCCTCTGCAGAAGATAATTTACTATCTCTAAAAGCAAAACCCCAAGACACTACGGTTCGCAGAAATCTACCTCAGACTTTAAACGATGCTAAATTTACATATAGAAATTCAAGTCAACTAAGTTTTGACAACATGGAACCTAACGAAGAACGCCATGTATTTTACAGTTTAAAAACCACCAAAGAAATGCTAAAAGACACCTCAGCTATTATTTCGGTTAGAGGAGTTTATGTGCCAGATAATAGTTACGACAATCACCATGTAAAAGATATGGAGATGGAAATTGTAACCTCTCACGACCCTAATAAAATGTCATCTAATGCCTCCTTTTTAAATTATAGATTGGTACGATTTAAAAAGCCTAAATTCAAAATTAGATTCCAAAATAATGGAGAAGGACCAGCGACAACGATTCGTTTAGAAACTGATATTCCAGAAATGTTTGACAAATCGAGTATTGAAGTTTTAGACATGTATCCTAAGGTGAAAATTTGTCCAAAGTATGATGTTGCTTACAGCTGTCTCGACACCACATACACCGCTAAACAAGCGATTTTTACTTTCAAAAACATCTATCTCCCAGGAAGTGAGCAGAAAAATGTAAAAGAATACGATTCTACCAAAGGTTTTGTAAAATACCGATTAAAGTTCTCTAATGACTTTCATAAAAAGAAAACCAAATCCCGAACCGCTATTATTTTCGATAAAAACGAACCCATAATCACCAATTATTCTACTACACGTTTTTTACCTGGCATTTCTATTGGAGTCAAAGCAGGTTACAACTCCTTTGCAGATTTAAAAAACTCAGAAAGTTACTTTTTAGGAGCGACTATTTCTCCCTACAAATCCTATCGTTGGTATTGGCAAGTTGAGTTATTAAACAGTTTTCATAAGTTTGACAGCAACACCGAAATTACAGAAGAAATTGTCGATGATGGCGCCATCGGTTTCCCATACACCGAACGTACTACAACAAACAGAAGTTACAATAATATAGATTGGGAAATCCCAGTATTAGTTCGGTACAACGTAAATAATTACATCGGTTTAGGAGCCGGAATTATTGGTACCGTTTCGGTAAACGAGAAACAAGAACAGTCTGTTTTAACTGAACAATTTGAAGGTCAAGGAGCCGATTTATTTCTTTTTGACAGTAGCACCACCAATGAAGATGTCACAGAATCCTTTACCAATTTCAGAAAAGGTTTCTTAGTAGAAGCTACGGCTGGTTTTGCGCGCATTGGCCCAAGTCTAGGTGCACGTTATGTGTTTAACTTAGAAGACGATTATAATTACTTACAGTTTTATGCAATTTGGAAATTCTAG
- a CDS encoding RNA polymerase sigma factor produces the protein MSEKKLHEDQKYIDGLAANNTFIIQAIYDKFAPKVINYIKQNSGDAYDAQDVIQETIITIYNQAKQKQLQLTCPFDAYFFLLCKRKWLNQLKKRKGKEVTINEEVLSKDDDAQVLSFETSIFENKEALFNEMFQQLGDACKDLLKATFKIKSMEEVAKSLDITYAYARKKKSLCIGQLTKLVQASPKFNRLNY, from the coding sequence ATGAGCGAAAAAAAATTACACGAAGACCAAAAGTATATAGATGGATTAGCGGCAAACAATACCTTTATTATTCAGGCTATCTATGATAAGTTTGCACCCAAAGTGATTAATTACATAAAGCAGAATAGTGGAGATGCTTACGATGCTCAAGATGTTATTCAAGAAACTATTATAACGATATATAACCAGGCCAAACAGAAACAACTGCAATTAACATGTCCGTTTGATGCTTATTTTTTCTTGCTCTGTAAACGAAAGTGGTTAAATCAATTAAAGAAAAGAAAAGGAAAAGAGGTAACAATTAATGAAGAGGTGTTATCTAAAGATGATGATGCACAAGTATTATCTTTTGAAACGTCAATTTTTGAAAATAAGGAAGCCCTGTTTAATGAGATGTTTCAACAATTAGGAGATGCCTGTAAAGATTTGCTAAAAGCAACTTTTAAAATTAAATCGATGGAAGAGGTTGCTAAAAGTCTTGATATCACCTATGCTTATGCACGAAAGAAAAAATCGTTGTGCATCGGGCAATTGACCAAATTAGTACAAGCCTCACCAAAATTTAACCGACTGAATTATTAA